The sequence below is a genomic window from Desulfobacterales bacterium.
GTCTGGCCGCAATACGTCCTGTTGCTAACCTCCTTGGTGCTGTGTTTCTGGATGCCGGAGCCCTTGTACGAGACAATTACCCTTGCCGTGAAGGGGCTGGGGGGAGGATTTTAATGGAAACGCCCTTTTTAGAGATTTCAAACGGCCGTGCGGTTCAAAGAAATGCCATTCCGCATCTTCATTTTGATGCCTTTTATTCGGAAACGTTAAGCATTGTCGAAAACGGCGGCAAAGTCGTTCACTATTTTGCCTATCAGGACGGCGATATCCTGAAGCTTCTCGCGGTGTTGCGGACCGATAAGCTCCTCGTCGCCGGGTGTGATGCGCCTGCCTCCTATCCGTCGTTAAGCATTCAATGTGAGCCCTTTCATCTGTTTGAGCGGGAGATTGCCGAGCAGTACGGCATTGTTCCGGAATTTCATCCCTGGCTCAAAATGGTGCGGTATCATCCCAATTGCCGAAATGTCGCCGATGTGTTCGGAAACAATTACGAAGCGGATATTCCGGGCAATTACGACTATTACGCGGTCGAAGGCGAAGAAATTCACGAGGTGGCCGTGGGACCGGTGCATGCGGGTGTTATCGAACCCGGACATTTTCGATTTAACTGCATCGGCGAGCGAGTGCTGAACCTGGAAATTCAACTGGGGTATCAGCACCGCGGGGTTGAGTCCCTGCTGGTCAATGTGCCCTTCAAACGGCTGCCCATTATCGCTGAAGGCATTGCTGGCGATACGGCCATCGGCCACAGCCTGTGCCTGGCGCAAGCCTTTGAAGCGCTTTCCGGCGCGATACCGGATGCCGGCGCGCGCATCATTCGCACCATCGCTCTGGAGCTTGAGCGCATCGCCAATCATGTGGGGGATCTGGGCGCTTTGAGCGGGGATGTGGCTTTTTTGCCGCCCGCGAATTATTGCGGCAGAATGCGCGGCGATTTTCTCAACTTGACCTTATGGATCTGCGGAAACCGGTTCGGTAAGGGACTGGTTCGGCCGGGCGGCGTCTTGTTTCCCCTGGCTGCCGCGGATCGAAATACGCTCCTGGGGCGGCTCGATGAACTGCAACCTCAGGTGGCCCATGTGATGGAACTTCTTTTTAACACGCCCAGCGCGCGGGGCCGGTTTGAAGGCTGCGGTGTGGTCGGTAAGGAAGATGCGGAGAAACTGGGCCTTGTGGGACCGGCCGGTCGGGCCAGCGGCATCGCCTATGATGTGCGGCGCTGCTTTCCAACGGAGCATTACGGCAAGCTACAGATTCCGGAAAACGCAAAATCCACGGGGGATGTGTGGGCCAGGGCCAGAATTCGGGCGAATGAAGTACTTCAATCCATCCGCATCATTCAGTCCCTGTTGAAAGACCCGATCGACACCACCTGCGCTGCAAATGCGATGCCGTCCCCGTTTTCAGCCTCTTTTGTGGTAACGTTAAACGAGGCCTGGCGGGGAGAGGTTTCCCATTGCGTGCTGACCGACGCGGAAGGGAAACTGCTTCGATACAAGGTCAAGGACCCGTCTTTTCACAACTGGAACGGGCTGTCCATGGCATTACGCAATACGGGAATCTCAGATTTTCCCCTGAACAACAAGAGTTTCAACCTGTCCTATTGCGGGTTTGATCTCTGAATTACCTTTAACTATCAGCTACCAGCTATCAGCTACCAGCTATCAGCTACCAGCTATCAGCTTAAATCTAATAAGAGTGAACGCATCATGCTCAACACGCTGAAAAACCGATTTGAACAAGGATATCGTACTTCCCGCTATCCAAAAGAGAAAATCGAACTGGCGCCGCGCTATCGCGGCATGCCGCAGATTCACCCGGATGCTTCGGCGGAACTGGCGGTTCGGTGCGCTGAAGCCTGTCCGCAAAATGCCATTGACGCCGAACGGAAGATCATCGATATGGGCCGTTGTGTATTCTGCGGTACCTGCGAGCGTATCTCCGAAGGCAAGTTTATCTCTTTTTCACGGAATTTCGAGCTGGCCGTTAGCGAAAAGGCGCATCTGATGACGGATGGCGCTTTGCCGGATCTGGCCTGCCACGCCAGACAGCACTTCAAGAAGTTATTCGGTAGATCGCTTCAACTTCGGCAGGTTTCTGCTGCGGGCTGCAATGCCTGCGAGGCGGACCTGAACGTGTTGGCCACGCCGTTCTTCGATTTGGCGCGGTTCGGCATCAATTTTGTGGCCTCGCCCCGTCACGCCGACGGCATCGTGGTCACCGGCCCCATCTCCAGGAACATGAAAACCGCACTGCTTCAGACCTATGAGGCGGTGCCGAATCCCAAGGTCGTAATTGCCGTTGGAAGCTGTGCGCTGACCGGCGGCCCGTTCCGGGGAAGTCCAGAGGTCACCGAAGGCCTGGACACCCTGCTGCCCGTGGATCTTTTCATTCCCGGCTGCCCGCCGCATCCCATGACGAACCTGCATGCGTTACTGACGTTTTTTAAGTGACACAGATGGGTCTGTTGTCGAATCGTCCGTTCGGCAGAAGACCTTCGGCTTGCGATAATCCGTCCAAGGGCACAAGGATTTTTTGATACATGATTTGTTTCCTTTAAAAATACGTTGCCTCAAACAGGATGTTTGCGTCTTTTAGCCGTGCATAATCCATCTTAAGTCGCTCATTGGCGATATGACGGGTCGTTCTATCATCGACATCGCTCTCGTTTATCGGGCAAACCGCATAAACTTTTGTGACGGTGTCCGATTTCTCTTGTGCGCGTCGCGTCGATGTGAAATCCGCCATGAGCAGACACCTGTCCGTTTCGATGTCGATGTCGTCGGTAGCTTCCGATTGGTTTACTTGTTTGATCAAATTCCGGTAAACTTTAATTTGAAGTTTAACGGTTTGGCCTGATTTGGCGCGGTTGATAAAATTGTCCAGTCTCTCCTTCGAACCGTTGGTCAGGTCTTCACTCAACATGGTTATCCCTCCTTTTTTTTATGGAGAAACGCCCCTTGCCGGGGCCAGCTTCATGGTGCCATGCACTACCACCTTACCATAGTTTGGGTGAGCATAAAACAAGCCAATTTATAAGCACCTTTAATCAAAGGAGGTTTTGTTTTTTCAGAATTTTTTTCGTTTGAATCATCGTCCGTATTATTTTTACTGTGGAAAAGGATAAGTCGGTTGATACGAGTGCCATTGTATCCGCCTCAATTCACCATGCGATTGCGGCCCTGCCATTCCTTTTCACGCAATTTGAATTTTTGAATTTTTCCCGTTGCTGTTTGGGGTAAATCCCCGAACTCCACG
It includes:
- the nuoB gene encoding NADH-quinone oxidoreductase subunit NuoB, with the translated sequence MLNTLKNRFEQGYRTSRYPKEKIELAPRYRGMPQIHPDASAELAVRCAEACPQNAIDAERKIIDMGRCVFCGTCERISEGKFISFSRNFELAVSEKAHLMTDGALPDLACHARQHFKKLFGRSLQLRQVSAAGCNACEADLNVLATPFFDLARFGINFVASPRHADGIVVTGPISRNMKTALLQTYEAVPNPKVVIAVGSCALTGGPFRGSPEVTEGLDTLLPVDLFIPGCPPHPMTNLHALLTFFK
- a CDS encoding hydrogenase; translated protein: METPFLEISNGRAVQRNAIPHLHFDAFYSETLSIVENGGKVVHYFAYQDGDILKLLAVLRTDKLLVAGCDAPASYPSLSIQCEPFHLFEREIAEQYGIVPEFHPWLKMVRYHPNCRNVADVFGNNYEADIPGNYDYYAVEGEEIHEVAVGPVHAGVIEPGHFRFNCIGERVLNLEIQLGYQHRGVESLLVNVPFKRLPIIAEGIAGDTAIGHSLCLAQAFEALSGAIPDAGARIIRTIALELERIANHVGDLGALSGDVAFLPPANYCGRMRGDFLNLTLWICGNRFGKGLVRPGGVLFPLAAADRNTLLGRLDELQPQVAHVMELLFNTPSARGRFEGCGVVGKEDAEKLGLVGPAGRASGIAYDVRRCFPTEHYGKLQIPENAKSTGDVWARARIRANEVLQSIRIIQSLLKDPIDTTCAANAMPSPFSASFVVTLNEAWRGEVSHCVLTDAEGKLLRYKVKDPSFHNWNGLSMALRNTGISDFPLNNKSFNLSYCGFDL